Within Streptomyces antibioticus, the genomic segment CGCCGGGCCGGCTCGTCGTGGTCGGCGGGGGAGTCGTCGCCACCGAGATGGCCACCGCCTGGCAGGCCCTCGGCTCGCAGGTCACCCTCCTGGTCCGGGGCAAGGGCCTGCTCGACCGGATGGAGCCCTTCGCGGGCGAACTGGTCGCCGAGGCGCTCACCGCGGCCGGCGCGGACGTGCGCACCGGCACCTCGGTGGCCTCCGTGAGCCGGGTGGACGGCACCGTCGTGGTCGTCACCGACACCGGCGAGCGCATCGAGGCCGACGAGATCCTCTTCGCCACCGGCCGCGCCCCGCGCACCGACGACATCGGCCTGGAGACGGTCGGCCTGACCCCCGGCTCCTGGCTGAGCGTCGACGACAGCCTCCGTGTCGACGGCACCGACTGGCTCTACGCGGTCGGCGACATCAACCACCGCGCCCTCCTCACCCACCAGGGCAAGTACCAGGCCCGGATCGCGGGCGCCGCGATCGCCGCCCGCGCGGCCGGCACCGACCTGCCGGAGAACGCCCCGTGGAGCGCGTACGCCGCCACCGCCGACCACGAGTCGGTCCCGCAGGTCGTCTTCACCGATCCCGAGGCGGCCGCCGTCGGCCTCTCGCTCACCGAGGCGGAGGCGGCCGGACACCGGGTGCGGGCCGTCGACGTCGACCTGTCGTCCGTCTCCGGCGCGGGCCTCTACGGCGAGGACTACAAGGGCCGCGCCCGGATGATCGTCGACCTGGACGAGGAGATCCTGCGCGGGGTCACCTTCGTCGGTCCCGGCCTGGGGGAGCTGATCCACTCGGCGACGATCGCCGTCGTCGGACAGGTCCCGATCGCCCGTCTGTGGCACGCCGTTCCGTCCTACCCGACGCTGAGCGAGGTGTGGCTGCGGCTGTTGGAGGCGTACCGGGACAACTGAGCCTTCCGCTAGGGGAGTTCGAAGCCCAGAGCCCGTGCCGCCGCGTCCGGGGTGGGCTGTGACCAGCGTTCCAGCGCGATGTGCTGGGCGCTGAGCGAGCGCGGTTCGGCCCGGTCGAGGTAGAGGGCGCCGTCCAGATGGTCGGTCTCGTGCTGCACGATCCGGGCCGGCCAGCCGGTGAACTCCTCGTCCAGGGCCCGCCCTTGCTCGTCCTCGCCGGTCAGCCGGACCGCGGCGTGCCGGGCCACCACCGCCTGGTACCCGGGCACGCTCAGACAGCCCTCGTAGAACGCGGCACGGCCCGGACCGACGCCGGTGTACGACGGGTTGACCAGCACCCGGAACGGCTGCGGCACCCGGCCGCGGGCGAGGCGCACCTCCTCCGGCACCGGCGCCGGGTCCTCGATGACGGCGATCCGCAGCCCCACGCCGACCTGCGGGGCGGCGAGCCCCACGCCCGGCGCCGCGTGCATGGTGATCCGCAGCGCCTCGACGAACCGGGCCAGCAGGCCGGGGCCGAGCTGCCCTTCGTAGCGCTCGGTGCCGGCGCGCAGGACCGGGTCGCCGGCCGCGACGACGGTCAACGGGCCGCCGGGGGCGAGGAGTTCCTCGACCCGTTCGGCGAGCGGGGCGAGCGGGGCGCCGGAGGAGCCGGGCGTGCGGGGACTGGTCGGTGCCATCGGGCCAGGATGCCATGACCGCCAGGTGTGTGACGCAGGTCACTTGAAGTGGCGGGAACTCGACCGGGGTCCGTCCCGACTACTGGTCCGTCACGGCTGAAAATCGTCCCCCTGCTGCCCCCGGAGGGCCCGCTCATGTCCACCGCTCCCTCGACCCTCACGGACGAGGCCCCGAAACAGTCCGGGCCCGCGGCCCCCACCCGCGGCCCCTGGGCACCGCTGCGCCCGCTGATCCTGCGTCTGCACTTCTACGCCGGTCTGCTCGTCGCCCCGTTCCTGCTGGTCGCCGCCGTCACCGGCTTCCTGTACGCCGGCTCGTTCCAGGCCGAGAAGCTCGTGTACGCGCACGAGACGACCGTGCCCGTGGGCGACACCAAGCTGCCGGTCTCGGAGCAGGTGGCCGCGGCCCGCAAGGTCCACCCCGAGGGCACGGTCTCGGCGGTCCGCCCGTCCCCGGCGGCCGACGCGAGCACCCGGGTGCTGCTCTCCGGCGTGCCGGGTGTGAACCCCGACCACACCCTCGCCGTGTTCGTCGACCCCTACACCGCAGAGGTCCGCGGCTCCCTGGAGCAGTACGGGTCGAGCGGAGCGCTGCCTCTGCGCACCTGGATCTCCGAACTCCACCGCAATCTGCACCTCGGGGAGACCGGCCGGCTCTACAGCGAACTGGCCGCGAGCTGGCTGTGGGTGATCGCCGGCGGCGGCGTCGTGCTCTGGTACTCCCGCCGCCGCGCCCTGCGCAAGGTCCGCGGCACCAGCGGCCGGCGCCGCACCCTGGGGCTGCACGGCACCGTCGGCGTCTGGGCCGCCCTCGGCTTCTTCTTCCTCTCCGCCACCGGTCTGACCTGGTCGACGTACGCCGGCGCCACCATCGACGAGCTGCGCACCTCGCTCCGCCAGGCCACCCCGTCGATCTCGGCCACCGCGGGCGGCGGCGAGCACGGCGGCCACGGCGCGGCCTCGGCGGCCGGCGGGGACGGCGAGCACGGCGTGGGGCTCGACAAGGTCCTGTCGGCCGCCCGCGCCGAGGGCCTCGACGACCCGGTCGAGATCGTCACGCCCCCGGACGCCGAGTCGGCGTACGTGGTCCGTCAGGTGCAGCGCGGTTGGCCGACCGAACTGGACACGGTCGCCGTCGACCCGGCCACCGGCCGCGTCACCGACACCCTGCGGTTCGAGGAGTACCCGGTGCTCGCCAAGCTGACCCGCTGGGGCATCGACCTGCACACCGGTCTGCTGTTCGGTCTGGCCAACCAGATCCTGCTGATGCTGCTCGCGCTCTCCCTGATCCTGCTGATCGTCTGGGGCTACCGGATGTGGTGGCAGCGCGGGCGGGGCCGCGCGTTCGGACGGCCCATCCCGCGCGGCGCCTGGGCGCAGGTCCCGCCGTACGTCCTGGTCCCGCTGATGGCGGTGATCGCGGTGCTCGGCTACTTCGTGCCGCTGCTCGGCATCCCGCTGGCCGCGTTCCTCGTCGTGGACGTGGTCCTCGGGGAGATCGCGCACCGGCGGGCGAAGCGGGTGTGAACTGCGGCGGCCCGGCGGGAGTTCACCCGCCGGGCCGCCGCCGTGTGCCGTGCCTGTGCCCTGCGCGTCAGATCTCGGGGAACTCCCCGGCCAGGGCGGAGGCGATCCGCAGATGCGGCGCCGCCTCGTCGTGCCGGCCCTGCCGCTGCAGGGTGCGGCCGAGCATCAGCCGGGCGTACCCCTCCACCGGGTCGCGCTCCACGATCCGCCGCAACTCCGTCTCGGCGCGCCGCAGTTGGGCCGAGTGGTAGTAGGCGCGGGCCAGCAGCAGCCGGGGTCCGGTCTGCTCCGGCACCTCCTCGACCAGTCCGACCAGCACCCGCGCGGCGGCGGTGTAGTCCCGCGCGTCGAAGAACAGCCCCGCCCGCTCCCAGCGCTCCGCCGGGGTGCCGTGGGCGTAGTAGGTGTCCGCGTACGTGTCCTGGTGCGTCGCCTCGTATGTCGTGTCCACTCGTGACCTCCTTCGAGGCCGTCAACCGGCACGGCTGGTTGAATATTCCACTACATCGACTACATCGGCGAGGTGCGTGCGGCCAGGTCGGGTCAGCGCACGCGTCCCCGGGGTTTCAGCGGGGTCGCGGGCAGTTCGGGGGCGGTGAGCGGGGCGCCGTCGTAGCCGTGCACCTCGCCGAACCGGTCCCCCTTCATCCAGTCCTCGCGGGCCTGGACGATCTCTTCCTGGGAGCGGCCGACGAAGTTCCACCACATGACCAGCTCCTCCTCGAACGGCTCGCCGCCGAGCAGCATCAGGCCCGCGTCGGACTCGGCCCGCAGGGGGAGTTCGGTGCGGCCGCAGCCGAGGTAGAGCATCGACCCGGGAAGCACCGGCACCCCGTCGACCCGCACCTCGCCGGACATCGCGAGGACGCCGTACTCGAAGTCGGGCTCCAGCGGCAGCCGTACGTCCGTGCCCCGCGCGAGCGCGAGATCGGCGCCGACGATGGGGGTGTACGCCGTTCCCGGCGAGGTCGCGCCGTCGAGGCCGCCGAGGAGCACGGTGGCCGTGAGGCCGGGCGCGGTGACCGTGGGCAGGTCGGCGTGGTGTTCGAAGTGGGGGTCGGTGTGCCGGTGGGCGTCGGGCAGGGCGACCCAGAGCTGGGCGCCGTGCAGGAAGCGGGCGTGCGAGCGGGGGCTCTCCTCGGAGTGGCTGATCGCGCGGCCCGAGGTCATCAGCCCGAGTTCCCGGGGCCGGATGGTCTGGAGGCTGCCCGTCGAGTCGCGGTGCAGCACCTCGCCCTCGTGCAGCCAGCTCACGGTCTGGAGTCCCATGTGGGGGTGCGGCGGGACCTGCATGCCCGGTTCGTCGGCGATGTCGTCGGGGCCGTAGTGGTCGACGAAGGCCCAGGCGCCGATCATGCGCCGGCCGAGGTTCGGCAGCAGCCGGCGCACCTCGGTGGACCCGCCCAGCTTCACATGCCGGGGACTCAGCAGCTCGCGGACGGGTTCGGCGACGACGAATCCACGCCCGCCGCACACACTGGGCACCGGCGCCCGGTCAAGGTTGCTCATACGGCCAACCTAGCGGTCGCGGGTCCGGCCGTGCGCGAGGAAACGGGCCGTATCGAGGTGCCGTGCGCCGGTCTCAGTCGCTGAGGGCGTCGGCCAGTTCCGTCGAGGCGCGCACTATGTCGGTGTCGCGTTCGGCGAGCAGGTCGCGCAGGACCCCGCGCTGGGCGCGGACGGCCAGCCGGGCCTGGCGCTCCCAGGCGACATGGTTGTCGGGGTGGCGCAGCAGCTTGGGGTAGGCGGCGGCGGTGTCCTCCCACTGCCGGGCGTCGGCGATGCTCTTGAGCAGTCGCAGGATCCCGGCGCGGCAGGTGACCTGCGGAAGCCGGACGAGTTCCCAGAGGAAGGGCACGGTCGCCGCCGTCGCCTGGTCCACCACGAAGCCGTACTGGCAGATCCGGCCGCGCAGTTGACCGAGCGCGGACTCCGCCGTGTCGGCGTCGCCGCGGGCGACGGTGGTGAGCAGTCCGGGGATGGCCGCGGCGGACCCGGTGGAGTCCTTGATCTCGGGCCACGGCACGTGTTGCAGGGCGTCGAGGGGGGCGGTGGGCTTCATGGCAGTCATGTCAGAGGGGGGTACGGGTCGGCAGCATCGCCCAGACCGTCTTGCCGGCGGGACGGCGGCGGGTCCAGCCCCAGTGTTCCGAGAGGGCTTCGACGATGTGCAGCCCGCGGCCGTGCTCCAGCAGCGGGTCGTCGGTGGACGGGTAGACGGGCAGGCGGTCGCTGGGATCGGTGACGGCGCACATCAGGTGGGAGCGGCGCAGGGTGAGCCTGAGCCGGACCACGGCACCCGTGCTGTGCGGAAGGCCGTGCAGGACGGCGTTGGCGGCCAGTTCGGTGACGACCATGACCGCGTCGTCGGCACAGTGCTCCAACGACCATGCGTCCAGCGTGCGATGGGTGAAGTGCCGTGCCTCGGTGAAACCCTCCCGGCTGCCCGTGAGGTGCAGGGCGGCGGTTCTGGGTGAGTCGAGGACGGACTCGAGGCTCCGGAACTGCGCAGGTGACGACACGGTGCATCTCCCTGAGGCGACGTCAGGACGGGGCGCCAGAAGTGCGGTTGACGACACCGCTATTATCCACGCTGACGATGTCCTCGTGCAATTTCACGGGAAATTGCGCGTACGAGCGAGGAGAGTTGCCATGTCGTCAGTACCGGAGTCGGTGCCGAACGGAGTGCGGGCGAGTTCGCTGGACGCCCGCTGGATCAAGAGCAGTCACAGCAACGCGGAGGGCAACTGCGTCGAGGTCGCGGCCCTCGACGGAGGAGGTGTGGCACTGCGCAACTCCCGTGATCCCCACGGGCCCGCGCTGGTGTACACACCGGCCGAGGTCGCCGCGTTCGTGGCCGGGGCGAAGGGCGGCGAATTCGACCACCTGATCTGAGCACACGCCCGGGCGGGCCGGTCGTGGCGCGCCCGGTGAACTCAATTGCCTTGCTCCGTGCGGTCGGTGGGCGTCGGATGCGATACTGGGTCTGTCGTCTGCCGGTCCACGGGGAGTCAGGATGTCTGCCGAGTTGCCTCGCGTCTCCCGTCTTGAACCGTATCTGAACCGGGCGGAGCCCGCCCCGACCTTGCTCAAAATGCTGGTCGGCGTTCAGTTGGCGGGTATGCGGGAGGACGCCGGCCTGGCCCAGGAACAGGCGGCCAGGATGCTCGGGTTCAGCCCGGCCAAGCTGTCCCGGATCGAGGCGGGCAAGGGCCGCCGCCCACCCACCGAGGCCGATGTCCGCGCCCTGCTCACGCTGTACGAGGCGGACGGTCACGAGGCGTCGGTCCTGCTGCGTCTGCTGCGGCAGGCGGGCGAGCCGGGTTGGTGGCAGCGCTACGACAAACGGCTGATGCCCGAATGGTTCGACCGGCTGGTCGGACTTCAGGAGGCGGCCACCGCGATCCGTACCTTCGAGATGCAGTACGTGCCCGGACTGCTCCAGACGCCCGCCTACGCCCGGGCCGTCGTGGAGCGCGGGCTGCCGTCGGCGCCGGGCCGTGAGGTCGAGCGCCGGGTGGAGCTGCGCACCCGCCGCACCGAACTGCTGCACCGCCCGGACGCCCCGCAGGTGTGGGCGATCCTCGACGAGTCGGTGCTGCTGCGCGTCCTGGGCAGCCGTGACGTGATGCGCGAACAGCTCGGGCGGCTCATCGAACTGGCCCGGCTGCCCCATGTCACCGTGCAGATCGTGCCGTTGGACGTCACGCACGCCTCGGCGCCCGCCATACCGGTCACCTATCTGCGGTTCGGCGGCGCCGATCTGCCCGACGTCGTCTATCTGGAGCAGATCAGGAGCGCGACGTTCCTGGAGGACCGGGACGAGACGGAGGAGTACCGGGTCGCGCTGGACCGCCTGGCCGACGCGGCCCTCCAGCCGCGCGAGTCCCTCGCCCTCCTGGAGGGGACGGCGGCGCACCGCTACGGCTGACGGCCCTGGTCGGGCACCGCTGTCAGTGGTGCCGCATACGATCCGGGCATGCGAGCTTCCGGAACCTTCACAGTGGCCGACTTCACCCCCGCACCCACACCTGCCGCGGGTGCCGATCCCGCCGCCGGGCCGGGCGCGGAGATCGAGACCGCGGTGCCCGTCGGTCTCGCCACGATGCGCAAGGAGTTCGAGGGCGAGGTCGTCGGACGCTCCGCCACCCTCTTCACGGCAGCCTTCGACCAGGCGAAGGGCGTGGGCACCTATGTCGCGATGGAGTCCTTCGAGGGGACGCTCCACGGCCGCTCCGGTGCCTTCAACTTCGCCCACTCCGCGACGACCACCGGCGAGGACCGACAGAGCGAGTTCTTCGTCGTTGTCCCGGGCAGCGGAACGGACGAGTTGGCCGGGATCACCGGGTCCGGAGGCATCGCCGTCGACCCGGACGGCACCCACCGCGTCTGGTTCGACTACGAACTGGGCCGGTAGCGGCCCGGCACCGGTCTAGCCGAGGCGTCCCGCTCCGCCGAACTCGATCCACTCCTGGGTGAGCTGACGGGGCGCCACCTCGGTGTCGGGGCGCCAGGTGGAGACCTCCACCAGGCCCGGTTCGAGGATCTCCAGCCCGTCGAACAGCCGGGCCACGTCCTTCTCCTGGCGCACCCGGCCCCAGTGCCCCTGCGTGGCCTGGTCCATGAAGTCGGTGACGAACTCCCGCACCTTCGGGTCCTCGCTGACCAGTTGGCACATCACCAGGACACTGCCGGGCGCCAGACGCTCGGTCACCCGGCGCACCACGGCCTGCGGGCCGTCGGTCTCGCTGTCCGGGATGCAGTGGAACACCGAGTTGAACAGCACGGCCGCCGGCTGCGAGAAGTCGATCAGCCGCTCGGTGTCGGGGTGCGTGAAGATCGCCTCCGTCTCGCGCAGGTCGGCGTGGATCACCGTGGTGCGCTCGTCCTGCTCCAGCAGGGCGCGGCCGTGGACGAGGACCATCGGGTCGTTGTCGACGTAGACGACGTGCGCGGTCGGGTCGATGCTCTGGGCGACCTGGTGGACGTTGTTCTGCGTGGGCAGACCGGATCCGTGGTCCAGGAACTGCCGGATGCCGAACTCCTGCGTCAGCGTCCGCACGACCCGCTGGAGGAAGCGCCGGTTGTTCAGCGCGAGGGCGCGGGTGCTGGGGACGACCTTGTCCAGCTCCTCGCAGGCGGCGCGGTCCGCCGCGTAGTTGTCCTTGCCGCCGAGATAGTGGTCGTACATGCGCGCGGCCGTCGGAACCGTGGCGTCGATCTTCGTGGACAGAGGCTTTCCTGACTGCATCTCTTCCCCCAGCTCCCAGCCGTGCCGGTGCCGGCGCGGTCGACAACCCATCCTAGGGAAACGGCAATTGGCCCCACCACCCCCCTTGATCGGTGGTTCCCGTGAAGGTGTCGACCTTCGGGACGCGGCTCTGGACTGCTGGTCCAAAGCTTGGACTCATGGTCTAATCGAGGGGTCGGGCAGCGAGGTGGCCGGGCAGCGAGGCGGAGGAGGACGGATGGCCGGTGCGGACCCCCGGGACACCGAGCGGGACGCGATCCTGCGGGCGCTCGCGCCCGTCGTGGACGGCATCGCGGCGACGTTCGGACCGGTGTGCGAGGTGGTGCTGCACGACTACCGGCGCCCCGAGCGGTCCGTCGTCGCCGTCGCGGGCACGGTGACCGGACGCACGGTCGGCGGTGCGATGAGCGAGATCGGCATGCGGATGCTCGCCCGCGGCGACACCGCCGAGCCCGAGCTGAACTACGTCACCCGCACCGGTGACGGCCGGCTGGTGAAGTCGTCCACGATGGTGCTGCGCGACTCCACGGGCGCGGTGTTCGGCGCCCTGTGCGTCAACGTGGACGTCACCGAGGTCGACCGGGTGCGCGGGCTGCTGGACGCGCTCGCCGGCCCTGAAGGCCCCATCGGCCCCACCGGCCCCACCGGCCTCGCCGCCCCGCCGGCCGACGCCCCGGTGACGACCTTCGGCGACGACATCGACTCCGTCGTGGAGGCGCTGCTCGACGCCCTGCTCGACGCCCCGCTGCGGGGCCGGGACCAGACCTGGGCCGGCCTGGACCGCGGGCGGCGGCTCGCGCTCTTCCGCGGTCTGGACG encodes:
- a CDS encoding DUF3224 domain-containing protein, whose product is MRASGTFTVADFTPAPTPAAGADPAAGPGAEIETAVPVGLATMRKEFEGEVVGRSATLFTAAFDQAKGVGTYVAMESFEGTLHGRSGAFNFAHSATTTGEDRQSEFFVVVPGSGTDELAGITGSGGIAVDPDGTHRVWFDYELGR
- a CDS encoding PepSY-associated TM helix domain-containing protein; this encodes MSTAPSTLTDEAPKQSGPAAPTRGPWAPLRPLILRLHFYAGLLVAPFLLVAAVTGFLYAGSFQAEKLVYAHETTVPVGDTKLPVSEQVAAARKVHPEGTVSAVRPSPAADASTRVLLSGVPGVNPDHTLAVFVDPYTAEVRGSLEQYGSSGALPLRTWISELHRNLHLGETGRLYSELAASWLWVIAGGGVVLWYSRRRALRKVRGTSGRRRTLGLHGTVGVWAALGFFFLSATGLTWSTYAGATIDELRTSLRQATPSISATAGGGEHGGHGAASAAGGDGEHGVGLDKVLSAARAEGLDDPVEIVTPPDAESAYVVRQVQRGWPTELDTVAVDPATGRVTDTLRFEEYPVLAKLTRWGIDLHTGLLFGLANQILLMLLALSLILLIVWGYRMWWQRGRGRAFGRPIPRGAWAQVPPYVLVPLMAVIAVLGYFVPLLGIPLAAFLVVDVVLGEIAHRRAKRV
- a CDS encoding peptide deformylase: MAPTSPRTPGSSGAPLAPLAERVEELLAPGGPLTVVAAGDPVLRAGTERYEGQLGPGLLARFVEALRITMHAAPGVGLAAPQVGVGLRIAVIEDPAPVPEEVRLARGRVPQPFRVLVNPSYTGVGPGRAAFYEGCLSVPGYQAVVARHAAVRLTGEDEQGRALDEEFTGWPARIVQHETDHLDGALYLDRAEPRSLSAQHIALERWSQPTPDAAARALGFELP
- a CDS encoding DUF397 domain-containing protein; the protein is MSSVPESVPNGVRASSLDARWIKSSHSNAEGNCVEVAALDGGGVALRNSRDPHGPALVYTPAEVAAFVAGAKGGEFDHLI
- a CDS encoding SAM-dependent methyltransferase, yielding MQSGKPLSTKIDATVPTAARMYDHYLGGKDNYAADRAACEELDKVVPSTRALALNNRRFLQRVVRTLTQEFGIRQFLDHGSGLPTQNNVHQVAQSIDPTAHVVYVDNDPMVLVHGRALLEQDERTTVIHADLRETEAIFTHPDTERLIDFSQPAAVLFNSVFHCIPDSETDGPQAVVRRVTERLAPGSVLVMCQLVSEDPKVREFVTDFMDQATQGHWGRVRQEKDVARLFDGLEILEPGLVEVSTWRPDTEVAPRQLTQEWIEFGGAGRLG
- a CDS encoding helix-turn-helix domain-containing protein yields the protein MSAELPRVSRLEPYLNRAEPAPTLLKMLVGVQLAGMREDAGLAQEQAARMLGFSPAKLSRIEAGKGRRPPTEADVRALLTLYEADGHEASVLLRLLRQAGEPGWWQRYDKRLMPEWFDRLVGLQEAATAIRTFEMQYVPGLLQTPAYARAVVERGLPSAPGREVERRVELRTRRTELLHRPDAPQVWAILDESVLLRVLGSRDVMREQLGRLIELARLPHVTVQIVPLDVTHASAPAIPVTYLRFGGADLPDVVYLEQIRSATFLEDRDETEEYRVALDRLADAALQPRESLALLEGTAAHRYG
- a CDS encoding helix-turn-helix transcriptional regulator; the protein is MAGADPRDTERDAILRALAPVVDGIAATFGPVCEVVLHDYRRPERSVVAVAGTVTGRTVGGAMSEIGMRMLARGDTAEPELNYVTRTGDGRLVKSSTMVLRDSTGAVFGALCVNVDVTEVDRVRGLLDALAGPEGPIGPTGPTGLAAPPADAPVTTFGDDIDSVVEALLDALLDAPLRGRDQTWAGLDRGRRLALFRGLDERGVFAVRRAIEQVAARLGISRASAYSYLAQSRAAAADAPAGTDDTSQGAQP
- a CDS encoding dihydrolipoyl dehydrogenase family protein; its protein translation is MTETETNTYDVVVLGAGPVGENVADRTRAAGLTTAVVESELVGGECSYWACMPSKALLRPVLAQADARRLPGLAEAVRGPLDTPAVLARRNWFTGDWTDDGQVDWIKSIGADLYRGHGRLTGPRQVTVGDTVLTARHAVAVATGTRAALPDLPGLAEVRPWTSRDATSAQSAPGRLVVVGGGVVATEMATAWQALGSQVTLLVRGKGLLDRMEPFAGELVAEALTAAGADVRTGTSVASVSRVDGTVVVVTDTGERIEADEILFATGRAPRTDDIGLETVGLTPGSWLSVDDSLRVDGTDWLYAVGDINHRALLTHQGKYQARIAGAAIAARAAGTDLPENAPWSAYAATADHESVPQVVFTDPEAAAVGLSLTEAEAAGHRVRAVDVDLSSVSGAGLYGEDYKGRARMIVDLDEEILRGVTFVGPGLGELIHSATIAVVGQVPIARLWHAVPSYPTLSEVWLRLLEAYRDN
- a CDS encoding pirin family protein; translation: MSNLDRAPVPSVCGGRGFVVAEPVRELLSPRHVKLGGSTEVRRLLPNLGRRMIGAWAFVDHYGPDDIADEPGMQVPPHPHMGLQTVSWLHEGEVLHRDSTGSLQTIRPRELGLMTSGRAISHSEESPRSHARFLHGAQLWVALPDAHRHTDPHFEHHADLPTVTAPGLTATVLLGGLDGATSPGTAYTPIVGADLALARGTDVRLPLEPDFEYGVLAMSGEVRVDGVPVLPGSMLYLGCGRTELPLRAESDAGLMLLGGEPFEEELVMWWNFVGRSQEEIVQAREDWMKGDRFGEVHGYDGAPLTAPELPATPLKPRGRVR
- a CDS encoding ATP-binding protein, which gives rise to MSSPAQFRSLESVLDSPRTAALHLTGSREGFTEARHFTHRTLDAWSLEHCADDAVMVVTELAANAVLHGLPHSTGAVVRLRLTLRRSHLMCAVTDPSDRLPVYPSTDDPLLEHGRGLHIVEALSEHWGWTRRRPAGKTVWAMLPTRTPL
- a CDS encoding tetratricopeptide repeat protein, which encodes MDTTYEATHQDTYADTYYAHGTPAERWERAGLFFDARDYTAAARVLVGLVEEVPEQTGPRLLLARAYYHSAQLRRAETELRRIVERDPVEGYARLMLGRTLQRQGRHDEAAPHLRIASALAGEFPEI